Part of the Triticum aestivum cultivar Chinese Spring chromosome 4D, IWGSC CS RefSeq v2.1, whole genome shotgun sequence genome is shown below.
TTCGCTCGAGCGCTCGATCTCGCGCCAGCGTGTCAGACTCTCCTGGCTGCGGGACGGTGACGCGGGCCAGAAGTTCTTCCGCATGCATACCGCACACCGCAAGTAGAAGAACCATATTCTGGAGCTGCAGGTGGGAGAAACCTCCGTCTCCGCCCCGGCTGCGCTCGCTGAGGCCGCCTACCAGCACTTCTCCGGAATTCTTGGAACGGCGGAGCCGCGCCCTTTCTCTATCGATCTCTCTGCGATCCATGCTCGCCCTTTCGACCTTTCCGGCCTCGACTCGCCTTTCTCTGAGGACGAAATATGGGCTGCTGTCAAGAGCCTGCCACTTGGGAAGGCGCCAGGCCCCTATGGATTTACCGCCGAGTTTCTCCGGAGTGCTTGGGACATGATCAAGCATGACATCTGCGCCGTCTTCGACAAGCTCTATGCATTCAATGGGCGTGGTTTCCAGCGGCTCAATGGGGCGCTCCTCACCCTTATCCCTAAGAAGCAGGATGCGGCATCCCTCTTTGACTATCGCCCTATCAGTCTCATTCATCTCATCGCAAAGCTGTTCGCGAAGGCGCTCTCTCTCCGGCTAGCGCCGCATTTGGGCAAGTTGGTTTCCACGAACCAAAGTGCGTTTATTGCCGGCCGAAGCATCCATGACAATTTCCTCCTCGTTCAACAAAAGGCTAgactcctccacaacctcaagatACCGCGGATGCTTCTCAAGCTCGACATCGCAAGAGCGTTAGACTCGGTGGCTTGGCCTTTTCTGCTCGACAAGCTCCGGCACCTCGGCTTTGGAAAGCGCTGGTGCGAGTGGATCTCTATTCTGCTCTCCACCGCGTCCACGCGTGTGCTCGTCAATGGTGTCCCTGGGCCGCCAATCCTTCACGCTTGCGGGCTGCGGCAAGGGGACCCTGTTTCTCCGATGCTCTTCGTCATTGTCATCGACGTGCTGAACTCGCTTCTCAAGCGAGCCGTCGAGCGAGGCCTCCTCCAGCAACTGACCATGAGGCACCTGGCTTCGAGTGTCTCCCTCTATGCGGACGACGTTGTCATCTTATGCCACCCCGACACCCGCGACTTCCGCACCATTCGCCGTCTGCTCGACATCTTCGGCAAAGCTTCTGGGCTCCGCACAAACTTCGCCAAGTGCTCGGCCTCGCCCATCTGGTGCACCAAGGAGCACGTTGCCATGATCGAGGCTGAGATGGCATGCCCGATTGCCCACTTCTCGGTGAAGTACCTTGGCCTCCCGCTCTCCATCCACAAGCCCTCCACGATTGACCTCATGCCGCTTGTCGACAAGCTTGAGAAGAAGCTCTCCACTTGGCTTGGGTCCATGCTCTCCCTCGGAGATCGCCTCGCACTCTGTAGGCACGTCCTCTGCGCCATGCCCATCCACATACTCGTCGCCATAGCCGTCAACAAGACTATCCTCGCTCGGGTTAACCGGATCATCCGAGGCTTCCTGTGGGTTGGCCGCAAGGATGCGCGAGGCGGGCAGTGTCGCGTCAATTGGGACCGAGTGTGCCGCCCCACCTCCCTCGGCGGCATGGGAATCCGCGACCTGCAGCGCGCTTGTATAGCCCTGCGCGCCAGATGGCTATGGCTCTAGCGCACCGATGCTTCGCGTCCCTGGAGTCAGCTTCACCTCCCTCACGACCCGGCAGCCGCGCAGATCTTCAGGGCCTACACCATCTGGGAGGTGCGAGATGGTCGTACATGCAAGTTTTGGACGACTCCCTGGATCGAGGGCAAGGCCATCTCTGAGCTTGCGCCCCTGGATTTCTCTATGGTCTCTCGGCGCCATCGCCGCGACCGGACGGTGGCTGAGGGCCTTCCCGGGCATGCATGGGTGCGAGACATCGCCGGCGCGCTCGGCCCCGCCGCCCTTGTTCAGTACATCGACCTCTGGCGCGCTTTGCAGACCACAACCCTCGCGGCCGGGCATGATGTGCTGCACTGGAGATGGACGGAGTCCGGCGTCTACTCGGCCAAGTCCTGCTATCTTGCGCTCTTCCACGGCTCTATCACTGACGCATCATGGAAGCTTACCTGGAAGACATGGGCCCCCCTTCGCATCAAAGCCTTCATCTGGTTGGCCCTGCAGGATCGGTGCTGGACGGCTGATCGCCTCGCCCGCCGTGGTTTACCTCACAACGACCGGTGCGTGTTTTGTGACCAGGCCACCGAGGACATGCACCATCTGTTCGTTGCTTGCCCTTTCTCCCGCAGAATTTGGCATGAGGTTCTCTCTTGGTGCAGATCGACTGCCACGATCCCAGGCCCTGACACGCCTTTTGCGGAATGGTGGATCGACGCATGCTCCACATCGCCCGCTGCTCTACGGAAGGGGCTAAACTCCATCATTGCCCTCACCGCCTGGGCAATCTGGAAACACCGGAATGGGTGTGTCTTCGACCAGCTGCACCCTCCACCGCTAGTCCGCTTCAGTCTATTCAGGAAGACGCTCGCCTATGGGCCAGCGCCGGCGCCAACGGCTTGGCGATCATGATCTCTGAGAGATAGGTTCTAGCTTGATGTATTGAGGACGAGCAGCCCCTACCCTAACTGCTCCAGCTACTTGAGCCCGCGCCGACTTGTGTACGCGTGGCCGCTGTAGCCACCACCCTTTGTATTTTTCACCCCTCCTATCAATGCAATGGTACGTAATCTTTGCGTATTTGCGAAAAAAATAGGGTGCACAATAGCAAGCCTACTACTGAGCCAAGTCGACTTAATTTGCAATCTCCCTGTCACGTACTCACTCCATCCCATAATACAAAATCATTTTTTATACTATTTTAGTGTTAAAAATATTTTTATATTATGGAACGGTGGGAGTACATACAATTTGTTCTGTGATGCATAGTGTGCATCATCGACGCGTCGCTCTAACTTAGAAATCAAACGCAAAATCAAGGTTGGTGAGGGAGCGGCGGCCGCCGGCGGAAAGCCTCCGACAGTCACGTATGAGTTGGTGATTCATATACGTGGTGCAAGCGTCATGCTGAAGTAGTTATACCATACGAATATTAATTTGGTGTCTCACTTTTCATCATTTCTCGGACAAGGAGTATTTTCTCCCTTTTCGAAGAGAGAGTATTTTCTCTACATTTATTCTTTTGAAAGCAGCTTGCCAGGACGGAGGAGGTGCTTACGTCAGTACGGACGCCATGGTTACGCGCGCAGCTCGACCAGCTGATGCTTTGGAAGTGTCCAGGTTCTTTCTCCACCGGCCACACTCATTTCTCAACCCAAATAATCAATGATCTCCCTTTTTTTAATTAGCAGAGTCGCTCTTTCGAAGAGAGCGAGAGGAGGATTATCTTAACAGTATTGAATCAGTTTGATGTGCTACTAGCTTACTTAGGACCTGGCAGCCTCTcaattttctctataaataccagTGCCTCCGTGTCTTCTCAATTTTCACCAGCCATAGTCATACAGCGACAATAAGGAGAGCAAATTAGAAGCACAGATCAAGGGGAAGAGAACTCCGCGGCTGATCAGCAATGGCGACCAAGATCTACATAGTGTAATGATCCGCCTTGGCTCAGTCTTCTTATTGCCCCGGCGGGTAGCAGATTGATCTGATTTCTGCAATTCCTTTATCATTTCTGCAGGTACTACTCGACCTGGGGACACGTCGCGACGCTGGCGGAGGAGATGAAGAAGGGCGCCGACTCCGTCCCCGGCGTCGAGGTCACCGTCTGGCGGGTGCCAGAGACGCTGCCAGAGGAGGTGCTCGGGAAGATGCACGCGGCGCCGGGGCGCGAGGACCACCCGGTCATCACGGCGAGCCAGCTGGCCGAGGCCGACGGCATCCTGTTCGGCTTCCCGACGCGGTTCGGCATGATGGCGGCGCAGATGAAGGCCTTCTTCGACTCCACCGGCGGCCTCTGGCAGGCACAGAGCCTCTCGGGCAAGCCCGCGGGCGTCTTCTTCGCGACGGGCACCCAGGGCGGCGGGCAGGAGACCACGGCTCTCACGGCCGTGACGCAGCTGACGCACCACGGCATGCTGTTCGTGCCGGTCGGGTACACGCACGGCGCCGGCATGTTCGCCATGGACGAGGTCAAGGGTGGCAGCCCGTACGGTGCCGGCACCTTCGCTGGAGCCGATGGCAGCAGGGTGCCCAGCGATGCCGAGCTCGCCCTCGCGGCGCACCAGGGCAAGTACTTTGCCGGCATCGCCAAGAAGCTCAAAGCCGTCTGAACTCCGATCACCAGCCGTGTCCCATGACTCATATCAACTACTCAATCATTACAAGATGATTTGACACATCATTTTCAGTGGAGCAGATTTACATAATTCTAGACAATTAAACTGTACTGCATTTAATTTCTTGTTTGGACAAATAATACAATTTCTTGTTCTGAGTGGAGCATTCGGTCTTGGTTTATTAGCCCCTTGTATTTAGGGTCTTATTTTGATCAtaattttaactaataaaatataaattatatatagcaaaaataatatcattggaagctatgttcaaatacgaattcaacgatataatttttgtgacatgcattacatTTCGTTAGTTAAATCTATGATCAAATTTTGCTATAAAATACAAATGGAACCAATAAAACAGGACGGATGTAGTATATACTAGCATAAAAGTCGACAAAATATATTGTTTCTTTTGGTTGTGGTACGTAGGCCACGTGCCCACAGCCCGCGATTGGCCGCATCGCCGGCCACACGATTTCCTCATCGTCGGTCGTTAGATTGGATCTCACCATGTGTTGTCCTTCCCTCCCCTCGCATTGCCTACAAAGGAAAATTACCCTTCTCACTCCCGCACGAAGCGTTTACCTTAGTTGCTCACATTGTCGGTGCTGCCCCGTTGGCTCGCAGCACCCCGCTTGCATTTCGCGCCGCCGCCCTAGCACCACCTATCATCGCGACCATCGCTGCCTAGGTTGGTTTTGCAACAGCGAAATGTGCCGTGGGCCTTGCAGCGGGCGCCCCCAACCTTGTAATACCTCTCGCCCCACTTTGTGTTCGCATACAAACACATCATTGTGTACTTTCGGCGTTGAATGGGGCCTCGTCAGGAGCGTGATACGCAAGATACGTTGGTGGACTTTTGAGCATCCGAAATCCACACACTTGGGAGGGATCCCGTAAGGGAGTGCGAAGGTTGTGGGTTGCCCTAAGTCGACTTGattgcccctagggcctcgaggttcactGCTTTGCAACACAAAGAACAACGAAGAaacggaaaaaataaaaataagaaagatCTAAAAAATgtaaagataaaaagtggtaggtTGGTTGATCGATTGTGTGCCGTTCCAATCCGACGCTACCTCTCATCTACATATACGAGGCGACGGGACTTCCCATGCAAGAAAAGGATTCCAAATCCGATCCAAATCTTTCTAAAATTAAGCTAACTCGGAATCTCGGATTTTAATATGGGTCTGAGAAAACATCTTGGTTTTTGGAACCCACATGCCACATATGATCTCATATGAAATGACCCAAAAGGAGAAGTTGTTTGCCTCAACAAGAGGAAGAACT
Proteins encoded:
- the LOC123100024 gene encoding quinone-oxidoreductase QR2, translated to MATKIYIVYYSTWGHVATLAEEMKKGADSVPGVEVTVWRVPETLPEEVLGKMHAAPGREDHPVITASQLAEADGILFGFPTRFGMMAAQMKAFFDSTGGLWQAQSLSGKPAGVFFATGTQGGGQETTALTAVTQLTHHGMLFVPVGYTHGAGMFAMDEVKGGSPYGAGTFAGADGSRVPSDAELALAAHQGKYFAGIAKKLKAV